The Felis catus isolate Fca126 chromosome B2, F.catus_Fca126_mat1.0, whole genome shotgun sequence region GAAGCAGCACCCCTCCAACTGTGCCCCACCAGGGGTTGCCCAccagccctcccccagcccttccccgAGTCACCGAAGTGGAGGCAGGGCTGGTGGAGGCGAGGATAGGGCCAGATGAGTGGGCAGGGGCAGCCAGCGGGTCctagggagaagagggagagccGGTCAGCGTGTCTGCACCCAAATTAAGCCTGCACCTACCACCCCTTACACTGCTTATCCTGCGATGGAAAGTGGGGGTGCCTCACCTGCGGGGTGGGGGCCAGCACCAGGAGCCGGAGGAAGGCATGGGTCGGGGGCACTGGGCTGGCTTCTGGACCTGTCGCAGTCACAGTCACCATCACCACGGAGTCTGGAGCCGCTGAGTCCGGGATCTCCAACCACAGGCGCCCCCAGGCGGACTCATTTGGTTCCAGGCGAACCCTGTCGAGTACGGACGCCGGGCTGAAGGCCGAAGCTCTCGAATAGTTGAGAGCCCAGGGTCCGCGCCCaaagctggaggggaggggaggcgagaATCTGAGGGCCAAGCGAAAGTGGCTGCTGTGGGCGGGGCTTAAAGTACCAGCTCCCACACCGGAGAGTTCAGGGGCAATACCTGGAGAGGTTGGAGGTGAGAGCGAAGCTGGGCTTGACAGATGTCCTAAGATCGAGATCCTGAGGGTCCGAGAAGCTGGCGATGCGGAGGCTGAGCGGGGCCTTGCTGCCTGGAACCAGGAATCCCGGGGAGCCGCTGAGCTACGGAGGAGCGCGGGTCAGGCGAGGAGGAGCCGCTGCAGCTCTCTCCAGCCCTACCTGCACCTTCCTCCTGCGTCTCACCTCCAGAAGGACAGGGACCACGGTGCAGGGCTGGGGAGCAGCTCGGTGcaggctctgcccctctccgtCCCGGCCAATCAACTCCAGAGAGAAAGGTCCCGCAGTGGACAGAAGTGCAGACGGTAGCGAGGCTGCGAGGAAACCTCGCTCCAGCGGTCCCGTGGGCTCCAAAGGCACCCGGCCCAGCTCGGCACCTTCCGGGACCCCTCGTAGGACGACGTGAGAGAAATGCGGCAGAGGAGCTCCAGGGTTGCCTCTGGAGCCCAGCCCTGTCACCTCTACCAGCAGCTGGGTCTGGAGGcctgggacaggggaggggaggggagaacacTGGTCCACATGAGATTCAGAGACAAGGAGAAAGGAATGATCAGCTTTTGGAATAGGGGTTACCTCTGGAGATGAGTATGAATGGAGAAAAGGGGTTACCTCTGAGGGCTATTGTTGGGCAGGGTCGGGAAAGATTCTGGGAtgctgaaaatgttctaaatcttGAGTCGAGTGATGGTTACATGAGTGCATTATATGAAGTCCACCCAGCTGTATACTTAAGTTTAGTGCACTTCATTATATGCAAGTTATAACTcaataaaaggatatatatatatatatatacacacacacacacacacaatatacatacacaatatacaatacacacacacatatatatagacatatacatatacaatatatacatgtatatatattaatggacaagttgggggggtgggtagacCTACCTGCAACTGGCTGAGTCAGGGGGTAGAGGCCAGGGTGGGGGCCATCCTCCACAGGGATCCCAAAGTAGAAGAGGAAGTCCAGGGATGTCTGGGCTGAGGAGGGCCAAGGCAATCAGAGACCTTCCTGAGATGAATGTGATTGATACTGCTCTCTGAGCTCTGCAGCCTTCccgtcccttcccttcccagcaaTATCTCCCACCTTACCTTGCACTCTCACCCGGGGTATGCTCTCGGCTGTGACCAGGATCACCCAGGTCCCTGTCTGTGGGGGATCACTGATGGTAACTATCCAGAACTGCCCAAAGCGGCGAGTGTGACCTAGAGGTCCCTCGCCTTCCTCCTGGCCCTGGGAGAcccctggtgggggtgggggagcaagaGATTGGCACATGAGCTAGCTCCTGTCCCTTAGGATGTCACCCTTCATTCTCCATTCTTCCCTCTGCCTTGAGACACACACGTGGAAATACCTGCAGGGTTCCTGATCCAGAAGCTGCTGACCTCCCCATGGATCCGGACTGTGACCCTCTGGAGCAGTGCATCCACGCTGAACACAAGTGGCCTTCCAGACACTACAACAGGAGGTTCCAGGGGAAGGGTAACCTAGAGGGATGGGCAGAGCCAAAAAATAGGGGAGAAGATGAGGCATTGAATGAAGTGGGAACAAAGACAGGAGAAAGGTGGAGTCAGAAAGAAACTAAGTCACACATGGAGAAGGGATACCAGTGAAAGAGGGGCCCAGGACCAGGGATGAAGTTACGGTCAACAACAAATTGGAGGCAAGGGATTAAGGGTGAGGTGATTGCTTCTTGTCCCTCCTTAAAAGATGGTAGGACTTCCGAGGACAGACTACTGGAGGCCAAGACTGGGGGACAGGGGGCAGTGCTAATAGGGAAGGAGCAACGTGGAAGTTGGGTAGCCATGgatctcagagagagagagagaaacttcctTTCCCACCCTTCTGACTGCAGTGGCAACACAGCAAGCAGTGTTAAACTATTAACCTATGAGAAAGAGCAGTGCCGTGTTACCTGTACCCTCAGTTCTGAGCCAAAAGCATTAGTCCCTCCGGCCCTCATACTTACCAGGTCAGCCATGCTGTCCCCAACAACAGCTGCCACATCCTGAATGTGCTGGTCTTTGGTGAAGATTACCTCTCCTCCTGAGGCCAAGGCCACAGCTTCATAGGGCTCAAAACGCAGAGGGGACAAGACCTCACGCCGAGCTCGGCCCTGAACCCTCGATGGGTCCTCGGTCACTAGGAATGTTACCTGTGCCCAGAAAAAGAGGCCAGTACTGAGTACTCCAAGTGCTGTCTACCATTGTCAATGAGGATCTGTGCTCAAGTGTTCTGCGGAGCTGATGAGGAGGAGTAAGGTCTTGGTCTACCCTCTGACTGTTCCTGCAGGGTCTCCCAATGACACAGCCCCAGGCCTTCAGTTAGTAGTTGCCACTCCCTGTAACTGTCTCCATTTGTCATCCACAGCGGATTGCTGGCAACTAGATCTCCAGTTCTTCAAATGGTTTATTGGAGACCAGTTCAAATATGCACTCAGCATCATGTAAGGGATCAGGATGTGTTATACTCATTGTCTGCTTCTCCCACCCCATGCCAAGGCTGGTTCAACCACCAGAGTGTGGTGTGATCCTTGTTATGAGATAGTCGTCAACAAGGTATGGGAAACCCCATATCTCTGGGTGGCTAACATCGGATGTCCCATCAGCTGTGCTCACTCTGCAGCGCCGCTCCTGAGTCAGGGACTCCACCCGGTTGGTGAGAAAGGCATCCTTGGGGGAGGCGTCGGTGAAGACAAAGATGTCTGAGAGTGGAGGTGTGTGCAGCAGAGCCAGctggcagagagggaaagtgctCGTGTTAAAAATGGCAGCAGCAGAGGAATGGGtagaggaagggagggcagaaTAGAAAGAAATATGGCCCTGGAACCCTGGAGTGAAGCTAGTGGACCTAGGCTCTGAAGgtagggtggagggtggaggtcCCAGGAAGCCTCTAGTTCCCCTTGGTGGTGGGAactggaaaggaagggggaagaagggaagggggagggggagggcagaccTCCAGGGCTGACAGACACATCTCAGGCTCATCTCCACCCCCCAAGGCATGGATCTCATTGAGTTGTTGCCAGAAGCTATCAGGGTCACTGGTGGTAAAGACAGGGCCAAAccctggggaggaagaaagaaggttgAGATGAGTGACGAGAGGGCTCCCCTCATCCCTACCCAGGGCCACCTCTCACCCCCCAGTCAAGAGGCCTCGCTGTGCTCCTGGGGTGAACAagtattgaaataataatattctCTGATATTTCTATAGGCAGGGCTGGGTAAGGGCTAGTTACCTTTGCGGGGAAGTGGACCTCATTTCCTTAACAAAATGGCAGCATTTCCTGTGGTCCTGAGAGAGCCGTTATTGGATATGTGCGTAAGTATAAAAAAACACCTGGGGCCTCAGATTCCTCaccagaaaaatcagagaaataatGGTACCTACCTCAGAGTGTCATTAGAAGGACTAAATGAGTTGATTTTGTAAACCTTAGAATAGTGACTTGACATATAATTAATGCTAAACTCAAAGCTTCATCAAATATGTGAtaaaccagggcgcctgggtggctcagtcagttaagcgtccaacttcggctcaggtcatgatctctcactctgtgagttcgagccccgcgtcaggctctgtgccaacggctcggaacccggagcctgcttcagattctgtgtctccctctctctgaccctcccctgtccatgctctgtctctctctgactcaaaaataaataaacattaaaaaaaattaaaaataatatgtgataAACCCCTGTTAAATTCCAGCTACTATGAGATTTATGCAGGTAAATCAGACTCAACGCTTGCCTTTAGGGAATTCTCAGCGCTGTAGCTATTTTATTTGATGGCCATTTCAACCCTAGAAAATCCTGCCTATCTTCTAGGGTTGAAATGGCCATCAGATAATATAGGTCAAGTACTGACTCATTTTAtcgatgatgaaactgaggcaaaaAAAGTCTAAATGATCAGCCTAAGCATGCACAGTGACTGGTCAACCCGGGTCAGTCGGTCTAACTTCCAATCTGTCTCAGAGGCTTCACAGAGGCCTGGACCCATCCTCATCCCAACCTCTGTGTACAGAAAATGGGGAGAATTGAAAATCACTGATTAACATGGAAGCCTAAGAAAGCAGAGGCCCCTGGCTAAGCACAGATCATGATTAACCTCATATGGAAAGTGCTGCCATTTTGGAAACAGAGGAAGAAGTAGCCGATCGTACACACAGAGGTACCAGTAAAGGCTCAACCATAGGAAACGTCACCATTTTAAGGAAGTGGAGCCATGAGGCCCTTTCCCCCACCAGTGGCATTTACCCCTTGCCCTAGACTTTCCTTCCTTCCGCTATCCTCACCAGACCACAGTTACCTGGATCATGGAAAGGGACCAGGATGTAGTGGACAGGCTCCATGGGGCTGCCCCGTCGCTGTTCCACAATGTGGCGAGCCTGGATTTTGGCAGCATTGATCTCCTCACCCATACTGCCTGTGGTGTCTAGGACGAAGCTCAGACTGGAGGCTGGGCTGATGTCCAGCAGCCTGGGGAGCAGGCCAGAGATACGGTGAGGAGTCTGCACATTTGTCCCCAGCCCCCATTTACTCAGCTCCCCTAGGAGCACATGCGCATTAAGGAGCACATCGCCCAGAGGCCACTCACCTGGAGAAACCCCTGTCTCCCAGCCGGTTTCGCAGGAGACTGAGGGCCTGGATGGAGGCCAGAAGGGCCAGTTTTGCTGCCTGGAGGTGCAGCATGTGATGGGGAGAGAAGCCTGGGGATGTGCTATCCTTGTTGATGCCTCCCCGTGGTGGCTGGGAGCTGCTCTGGTCAAAACGGCCCCCATGGCTACATTTCCCTGGTTTGGGGAAAGAGATCTGGAGGGTGGAGGTAAAAAACCCACTGCCTCCTAAGAAAATGAGGCCCTTTTTGACCTGGCCTGACCTCTCACTCTTCAGCAAAGGATCAGCAAGAAAGATGACATTTGTGGAGGGCCAATCTGGAGTAAATCTAGAGGGGTCAGTCATCACAGTACATGGTGGATCCCCTAATCCCTCCAGTCCATCCCCCAAAGCTACCCTTGGGTAATGGAGAAGTCTTACTGGTTGAATAAGAAGCTATTCCCCCACCCAACAATCATGGCCACCTCAGTGGGCCTCCATCCATCTACCCCATCCCCAGCATCCACTCCTTCCAGAAGTGATGCCATAGGAAATGGGACAAGGGCCTACAGTTCTGAGATCCCTAGGGAGAGGGTCAGGGGAAAGGAAGTGACTTTCTCCCCTTACTTCTGCCTGGTACCTGGAGGTTTGGAGGGATGAGTTCCAAAGTAGCCAGAGGTGAGGAGTGTAAAGCCCAGCAAATTCCCGGGGCAGCTCAACTCCTCGCAATCAGAGCAGGTAGGATCGTCCACTGGGAAGAGAGGATAGGGGTCTAGATCCCAAGATCCTGCCACCACTGACCTTTATCCCCATCCATCCAAACTTTGGCTTTTCCCTGAGCTGGCAAAAGCCCAAATGTACCCTTCTAGGATTTCTGAACAAAAACCTAGAGGTCATCTAGTGATGAGACTGAATATGTGAGACCGGGACTGTGCTAGGAAACCCGGAAGCGTGAGCTGTGGACAGGAAGTGAACTTGTAATGGACAGGAGGCTGCGTCATAGCTCAGGTGGAAGGATGAGGGGACTGTGAGGAACAGCCCTGTATGTTCCATCCCATGTTGGGGGAGGAAGCCACACGAGAGAGAACTCAGCTGAGGTCTGCAGACCTTGGTCCTGGCTCTGTCCAcccctgtgaccttggggaagctATCTAACTGACCTGGCCTTTGGCTGGACTGGGGGACCTCACAGGTCGTTCCAGAGAAGAAGCCATGTCACATCCTATGTGACCTGAGGATGTGACACAGTGTCTGGGGAGGCTGAGGGCTGAGAGGACATGGCTTTAGTGggcttcccccatcccccagggtCATGGCCGTACCTTGTGCCAGGCTCCGGAGCTCCTGCCTAGGCCAGAGGAGGTGAGGGTGTGGCTGCTGCTGTCCCAGTTCCACCCAGTTGCTGTGACTGTAGAAatcctggggggagggagggcgaaGGGGAATGAGGCGCTGTCTGACCATTCTCACAATCTCCAGCGCTTATTCTTCCTCTTGGAAAGCCTCCTCCTACCCCCGCTGCCGCTGTCAGATACCCCAAGTGCCCTCCACACCCTCTGCCTGTCGCCCAGAACAGAGCTCTCCCCAGGTGGGAGCCTCCCGGTCTTTCCTCCCATCCCACTCAGAGTTCAACCAAAGGCCTTCCGGTGGCCTTCAAGGCCCACTCCCAACCTCACGCCTCCTCGCTtttctccagccacactggcctcctggcTCTTCCCACAGGGAGAGCTGCCAGTTTGGAGGTGGGGGAACTAGGGACcagtctcagggcactggcaAGCAGTGCCCCATCACTTCTTGAGTTGGGGGAGGTGTGATTAAGAAGGCAccatgagggggcgcctgggtggctcagtcagttaagcgtcagactcttgatatctgttcaggtcctgatcttgtggttggtaAGATCAAgcgctgatggtgcaaagcccatttgggattctctctctccctctctctctgcccctcccctgctttctgtctctctcaaaataaataaataaacattagaagaagaagaagaagaagaagaagaagaagaagaagaaggagaaggaggaggtgcCAGGAGGAAGTCTGTATCTGGGGGACGGGAAGACCTGGGGTGAAGAAACCCCTGCCCATTTTATGCAGTTCTCACCTGCAAAGCATGAAGTGCAGCCCCAAGGCGCTGGCGGGCCAGGGTGTGGTCAAGAGCTCTGGCTGCCACCAGGGCCTCCCGGAGAGCCCCCACTAGGCGTGTGCGCCCCTGGCCCAGCCGCTCAGCATCAAAGTGCAGGTCAGGGTCATTCCTGGATGTTGGCAGAAAGTCCTGGGCTGCGTTGGCACGGGAGACCTCACCTAAGGCTGCTCGGAACCTCCGGGAAGGAGACCCAGGTCCAAAGTAGGCAGCAAAGAGGTCGTCAGCAAGAAGGGTGTGGCCCTGGAGAGAGTGGGTTAGGGGACAGGGGACCCTTGGGTTGCACCATTGCCCACGTTTTCTTAGCAACTGGCACTCAGGTTGGGTGTGCAGGGAATTGAAGGTCCTGGGCCCTACGAAGGAAGGGCAATTCTGGACCTTTctaaggaggagggagggaaggactcCTGATTTTAGGACCAGGACACTTGGGTATTGTTACTGCAAGGGGTAGAGGTGGGGAGCCAAGGAAGAGAAGGATGTCCCTCCTCTTGGCCAGCAGGGCCCTGAAGAAGTAGAAGTCCCAGGGAATTGGGGAGTCCAGCTGGGATGTGACAGGACCTGGGGAGGCTCACCAGGAAATCCTCAAGACGAAGCGGGGGACGGCCTGGGGGTGGCTGATCCAGGAAGAGCTGCAGGGTGACATTGAGCGCCGCCTCCTCGGTCAGGTCCTGGTGGGTGACGGACCCGGGGGCAGCCAGGAGGCTCCAGATGTTGGGGAAGAAGGAGGATGCAGGGGGCAGCAGctgcagtagcagcagcagcagcagtgaagGATTCAGGTGGGCCAGGGGCACGTCTGCAGGGAGCATGGCTGGGACATGGACCTGAGGGACAGAAGGCTCTCGAGAGCAGGAAGCAGCAGCGGGTCCAGGGCAGGCCCAGCTCTTTAGCTGTCTCCACCGGCACCTGCTTTGGGCCCTTCCTCTGCTTTGCCTGAAGCACCTGGATctgccccagcctggcctcccctCTCAGTTGCCTAGACAACCTGAGGGCCTTAATGGGCTAATGGGGACATACACCTGCAGGAAGGAACTGAGGCTCCTTCCCCAagacccccttccccacccccagaccgACACCCACACCCCCAAACACCCAGCACAGAAAACCTGATGAATCTCCTCTCTAGGCCTCTCCCCTACCTGGTTGCTGGGTCTCCCGCAGCGCCGCTGGGGCGTGGTGTCACAGGGCACTTAGGTCAGAGTTATAATTAACTCAGGAcgagtggagggggagggaggccccGGCAGGATGGGGGCAGGCCAGACAGCCCCTGGCCCCTCTACTTGTGCCCGCCCAAGGCCACAAGCGGCTGCCGGCACCAGGGCGGGGCTCCCTCAGCAGCAGTGCAGAGGTGAGTGGAGAAGAGCTGGGAGGAGGAATGAGTGAGCAACATGACTCAGGCCTGGCTCAGCGCCAGGGACAGACCCAGGCAGATGCACCTCTCTGCCCACCCGGCGCCTCTTGCTCAGCCTGCCGCCCTTCCACTACCTTCCCAGGCACGGGCCCTCagtgcccctccccggccccaccACACACAGACAAGAGATGATTTTgtggcaaaatattttattgctgcCACCCCCATGGCGGACTGCTGGGGGTTATGAGGATCAGAGTCGGGTGCATCACAGCATCTTCTGAAATAGCGCGATGGCCTCCTCCACTTTCCTGAGCTCTGCTTCTGTCTGCTGGAGCTGGGGGTGGAACAAGGGAgagggggtggtgggtggtgagGATCCAGGCCCAAGAGAGGAGACCTCCAAATGCTCGCGATGGCAGAGGGGTCCCAGTTGGAAAGATGGGTGGGGACCGCAGCAGGGAGTAGTTTGGGGACTGTGAGCTCGGCTGGCCTGTTCCCTCCGAATTCTCACCAGCCTCCCCATCagcacccaccttcccctccatcATCACTGGCCTCTCAGGTCTTGCCTTTTGCCAGAGTGGTCAGTCCCCCAAAACGAAGGAGCCCATGTGCCCTAGCCAGCAGCCCGACCCCCAGCTGGATGGCAGCACACAGGGGCTAGGGACGCAGCCTCCCAGGCAGGCACTGGgccttcatttgtaaaatggcaaGGGGGACACCCCCTGCCCTGAGCAGGTTTCCGGGAGATTGGACTGAGCCCTGCTCAGCGACCAAGGCTCCGTAATGCAGCCTCCGCTCATTTCTCTCTGCGTCCATGTGGTTCACCCCACTGCTTCTCCCTGGAGAGATCCCAGGTGAGCCTGCCAGGCTTCCTGGCTGTAAGTGGTCCTGAGACCAGCACCAGGCACTCAGGATGTTCCGGGCACTGGGTGGGGCACGAGGGTTCTGGCTGGGAGGCAGGATACCTGGTTCTAGGTCCGTCTTCACCTtgcttgtgtgaccttgggctgtgCCCCTGCTGCTGACCGTTTCTCATGTAAGAGGAGGGATTACATGGGCCCCGCCTATGCAAGGGGCCCGGGCGGCCTGCTCCCCCATGGCTGCCCAGGGCTGGGCCTGATGATGGAGGGAGCAGATGGTGTGGGCAGTGGAGAAGGAATGCCCACCCACACCACACACCTTGACTTTGTCTGCCTCCTGGACGTCAAGGGGCACCTTCGTAGGGTAGCTTGAGGCAGCGCGGCGCTCCCGCAGACGCTGTGCCTGCCGCTGTGCCTCACCACGCTTGGCCTGCAGCTTGCCCAGCTCTCGGGCCGGGTCCACCAGTCCCTGCAGCTGCAGGTGGACGGAGCAGCGGTCAGAGGCCAGGGCCACAGCACAGCCCTGTGGCGCGGGAGCCCCCAGGGCCAGGACAGCCACCACGCCCGCGCTGGCCAGCGCCTGCACGTAGCCTGACACAGCCGACGCCAGAGCGCCCGTGGCCTCATCAGTCACTTCTAGGAAACCtgcggggagggaggaaggtgagaTGTGGCCCCCAGGAGACGCGAGAGGAGGCAACCTCGTCGGACAAGGGTCCCAGAGTGGACTGAGGGGCCAGTGGGACGAGGTGGCTCACAGTCAGGCCGGATCCGGGTGAGGTTGTAGTCGGCACGCAGGGAGCGCACAGCTCGTGTGATGCTTAGGGCCAGTTCCATGGCAGCTTCTGCCTCAGGGTCCCTCCAGGAGCActgtgggatgggagagggggtgagggaggcaggggggcagGCCAGAGCCCCCCTCTAGGCTACACCCCATACCTCCGAAGGCTCCGGATAGGGGGTAATACAGAGGCTAGGCGGAGCTTGTAGTGTCCGCCGGGGCAGCCTCTGGAACAGCTCCTCAGTCACGAAGGGCATGAAGGGTGACAGCAGCCGCAGGCCAACGTCCAGGCAGGTATAGAGGGTCTGGCGAGCACACTCGGCCACCACCTGGTCCACCCCATTCAGCACGGGCTTCAGGCACTCCTAGGGGaccaggaagcacagagcacGAGGCTCAGGGATGGAAAAGGCCCAGCCTGCAGCCCTCACTGTGCCTGTGAGGACCAGGAAGGGGACAGGTTGGCTCAGGTCTCGTGGCCAACCACTGGCAACGTGAGGTCCAGGGCTCTGCCGCCCCCCACCCATCTCTCAGCTCCTCCTCACCACGTAGACATCACAGAGCTCATAGAGCCAGAAGCTGTACTGGGCAGTGGTGACAGCTGGGAAATCATAGGCCTGGAAACCTTGGTTGCTGAGCCTCACGGCCTCAGTCAGTCGGCTGCGGATCCAGCGGTCCACCAGGCTCTCATAGCCTCCAG contains the following coding sequences:
- the VWA7 gene encoding von Willebrand factor A domain-containing protein 7 isoform X1; its protein translation is MLPADVPLAHLNPSLLLLLLLQLLPPASSFFPNIWSLLAAPGSVTHQDLTEEAALNVTLQLFLDQPPPGRPPLRLEDFLGHTLLADDLFAAYFGPGSPSRRFRAALGEVSRANAAQDFLPTSRNDPDLHFDAERLGQGRTRLVGALREALVAARALDHTLARQRLGAALHALQDFYSHSNWVELGQQQPHPHLLWPRQELRSLAQVDDPTCSDCEELSCPGNLLGFTLLTSGYFGTHPSKPPGKCSHGGRFDQSSSQPPRGGINKDSTSPGFSPHHMLHLQAAKLALLASIQALSLLRNRLGDRGFSRLLDISPASSLSFVLDTTGSMGEEINAAKIQARHIVEQRRGSPMEPVHYILVPFHDPGFGPVFTTSDPDSFWQQLNEIHALGGGDEPEMCLSALELALLHTPPLSDIFVFTDASPKDAFLTNRVESLTQERRCRVTFLVTEDPSRVQGRARREVLSPLRFEPYEAVALASGGEVIFTKDQHIQDVAAVVGDSMADLVTLPLEPPVVVSGRPLVFSVDALLQRVTVRIHGEVSSFWIRNPAGVSQGQEEGEGPLGHTRRFGQFWIVTISDPPQTGTWVILVTAESIPRVRVQAQTSLDFLFYFGIPVEDGPHPGLYPLTQPVAGLQTQLLVEVTGLGSRGNPGAPLPHFSHVVLRGVPEGAELGRVPLEPTGPLERGFLAASLPSALLSTAGPFSLELIGRDGEGQSLHRAAPQPCTVVPVLLELSGSPGFLVPGSKAPLSLRIASFSDPQDLDLRTSVKPSFALTSNLSSFGRGPWALNYSRASAFSPASVLDRVRLEPNESAWGRLWLEIPDSAAPDSVVMVTVTATGPEASPVPPTHAFLRLLVLAPTPQDPLAAPAHSSGPILASTSPASTSVTRGRAGGGLVGNPWWGTVGGVLLLLGLASW
- the VWA7 gene encoding von Willebrand factor A domain-containing protein 7 isoform X2, producing MLPADVPLAHLNPSLLLLLLLQLLPPASSFFPNIWSLLAAPGSVTHQDLTEEAALNVTLQLFLDQPPPGRPPLRLEDFLGHTLLADDLFAAYFGPGSPSRRFRAALGEVSRANAAQDFLPTSRNDPDLHFDAERLGQGRTRLVGALREALVAARALDHTLARQRLGAALHALQDFYSHSNWVELGQQQPHPHLLWPRQELRSLAQVDDPTCSDCEELSCPGNLLGFTLLTSGYFGTHPSKPPGKCSHGGRFDQSSSQPPRGGINKDSTSPGFSPHHMLHLQAAKLALLASIQALSLLRNRLGDRGFSRLLDISPASSLSFVLDTTGSMGEEINAAKIQARHIVEQRRGSPMEPVHYILVPFHDPGFGPVFTTSDPDSFWQQLNEIHALGGGDEPEMCLSALELALLHTPPLSDIFVFTDASPKDAFLTNRVESLTQERRCRVTFLVTEDPSRVQGRARREVLSPLRFEPYEAVALASGGEVIFTKDQHIQDVAAVVGDSMADLVTLPLEPPVVVSGRPLVFSVDALLQRVTVRIHGEVSSFWIRNPAGVSQGQEEGEGPLGHTRRFGQFWIVTISDPPQTGTWVILVTAESIPRVRVQAQTSLDFLFYFGIPVEDGPHPGLYPLTQPVAGLQTQLLVEVTGLGSRGNPGAPLPHFSHVVLRGVPEGAELGRVPLEPTGPLERGFLAASLPSALLSTAGPFSLELIGRDGEGQSLHRAAPQPCTVVPVLLELSGSPGFLVPGSKAPLSLRIASFSDPQDLDLRTSVKPSFALTSNLSRVRLEPNESAWGRLWLEIPDSAAPDSVVMVTVTATGPEASPVPPTHAFLRLLVLAPTPQDPLAAPAHSSGPILASTSPASTSVTRGRAGGGLVGNPWWGTVGGVLLLLGLASW
- the VWA7 gene encoding von Willebrand factor A domain-containing protein 7 isoform X3; protein product: MLPADVPLAHLNPSLLLLLLLQLLPPASSFFPNIWSLLAAPGSVTHQDLTEEAALNVTLQLFLDQPPPGRPPLRLEDFLGHTLLADDLFAAYFGPGSPSRRFRAALGEVSRANAAQDFLPTSRNDPDLHFDAERLGQGRTRLVGALREALVAARALDHTLARQRLGAALHALQDFYSHSNWVELGQQQPHPHLLWPRQELRSLAQVDDPTCSDCEELSCPGNLLGFTLLTSGYFGTHPSKPPGKCSHGGRFDQSSSQPPRGGINKDSTSPGFSPHHMLHLQAAKLALLASIQALSLLRNRLGDRGFSRLLDISPASSLSFVLDTTGSMGEEINAAKIQARHIVEQRRGSPMEPVHYILVPFHDPGFGPVFTTSDPDSFWQQLNEIHALGGGDEPEMCLSALELALLHTPPLSDIFVFTDASPKDAFLTNRVESLTQERRCRVTFLVTEDPSRVQGRARREVLSPLRFEPYEAVALASGGEVIFTKDQHIQDVAAVVGDSMADLVTLPLEPPVVVSGRPLVFSVDALLQRVTVRIHGEVSSFWIRNPAGVSQGQEEGEGPLGHTRRFGQFWIVTISDPPQTGTWVILVTAESIPRVRVQAQTSLDFLFYFGIPVEDGPHPGLYPLTQPVAGLQTQLLVEVTGLGSRGNPGAPLPHFSHVVLRGVPEGAELGRVPLEPTGPLERGFLAASLPSALLSTAGPFSLELIGRDGEGQSLHRAAPQPCTVVPVLLERLPGIPGSRQQGPAQPPHRQLLGPSGSRS